The genomic segment TTCTCAgaaccctccccccacctccaaggAGAGGGTTCTTCTGTGCCTGGCCTGGAGGCTCACAAGTGGCCATTCCTGCAGGGCGGAGTGCATCCAGAGGGGGGTGTCACCATCACAGGCGCAGGGGCTGGGCTCCAACCTCGTCACGGAGGTGCGCGTCTACAACTGGTTTGCCAATCGGCGCAAGGAAGAAGCATTTCGGCACAAGTTGGCCATGGACACATACAGTGGGCCACCACCGGGGCCAGGTCCGGGCCCTGCACTGCCTGCCCACAGCTCTCCTGGTCTGCCCCCAACCGCCCTCTCCCCCAGTAAGGTCCACGGTGAGTGCCATGTGGGCAGGGGGACTGGACAGTGGTTAGAGGGACTCTGAGGGTAGGTGGGAGAGTTGGGGAGCACCACCTCATTGGTAGCAGCCACCCACGCCTCCTGGCTTTCTCCACTCCATTGATCATCAGCTCAACCCATTCCATATTCActccaactccttttttttttttttgtctttttgctatttcttgggctgctcctatggcatatggaggttccaaggctaggggtcgaatcggaactgtagccaccggcctacaccacagccacagcaacgcaggatccgagccacgtctgcaacctacaccgcagctcacggtaacgccggatcattaacccactgagcaagggcaaggaccgaacccacaacctcatggttcctagtcagattcgttaaccactgcgccacgacgggaactctttttttttttttttgtctttttgctatttctttgggctgctcctgcggcatatggaggttcccaggctaggggtcgaatcggagctgtagccactggcctacgccagagccacagcaacgcgggatccgagccgcgtctgcaacctacaccacagctcacggcaacgccggatcgttaacccactgagcaagggcagggaccgaacccgcaacctcatggttcctagtcggattcgttaaccactgcgccatgacgggaactcctttttttttttttttttttggtctttttaggaccacacctgcagcatgtggaagttcccaggctaggggtctaatgggagctgtagccgccagcctatgccacagccacaacaacaccagatcagagcctcgtctgtgacctacatcacagcccacagcaatgctggattcttaacccactgagagaggccagggatcaaacctgcgtcctcatggatactaagaagatttgttatctctgagccacaacgggaactcccccaacaccACTTGAGTTTGGTTACTTCAATTCATTTCAGATCAACTCGACTCAATTCATTTCAGCTCAGTTCAATTCAATTCAGTGCAACTTGTTATAATCCAATTTAGTTCATTTAAATTTGGTACAGTTTGATCCAATCCAATTCCCAATcattcaggtttttttaaattcagtttaacTAAGtgcatttcaaataaatttagtTAATTTTGTATACAGCTCACTTCCGTTTTAATCCAATTCTATTTGATTCAATTCAACTCGATTAATTCATTTCAGATTTGATTCAACTATATTTGGTTTCCTTCAACAAATTTCAGGTCATTTTATTCAACTCAGTTTGAGGCAGTTACATTTCACTAGTTGCGATTTGGTTTGGCTCAACTGTCTTTCgttgagcacctactgcatgtCAAGTATAGCCTTGGGTGGCAGGGGCAACAGGGCTAATACAATGTGGCCCTTGTGTTCAGGGAGTTGGAAGcagccagcacagggcctggcaggaAGTGGACCCTCAAGCAAAGTTTTCTGGCTGCATAAAGAAAGATgggacataggagttcccatcgtggctcagtggtaacaaatctgactagtatccatgaagatgcaggttcgatccccggcctcgctcagtaggttaaggatccagtgctgccatgagttgtggtgcaggtcacagacacggctcagatctggtgttgctgtggctgtggtataggccagaagctagagctcccctaccctgggaccttccatatgatgcaggagttgccctaaaaaacaaaaaaaaaaagaaaaagaaagagagagagagggagggagaaagaaagaaaagaaaagaaaagaaaagacggGGTAAGGGGCCTGAGCAAACCAGTATGGTTTGGAGGGATAGGGGCCATGGAGGTTAGCAGGGAAGCAGGGTGCTGAGGTTGGACACTGTTCCCACTCCAGGTGTGCGCTACGGACAGTCTGCTACCAGTGAGGGGGCAGAAGTACCCTCAAGCAGTGGTGGTCCCTTGGTGACGGTGTCTGCACCCCTGCACCAAGTGTCCCCTACAGGCCTGGAGCCCAGTCACAGTCTGCTGAGCACAGAAGCCAAGCTGGTGAGTGTCCCCTCACCAGCCTCTCAGTCCTGGGGAGACCTTTCCTTTCCCATCTTCCCCTGGCTGGGAGATTCTGCAGCAGTCCCtagggaggcagggtggggcctTACTCTGACTCAGTCTGGCTTTCCCTCCAAGGTCTCAGCCACTGGGGGCCCCTTGCCCCCTGTCAGCACCCTGACAGCGCTGCATAGCTTGGAGCAGACATCCCCAGGCCTCAACCAGCAGCCCCAGAACCTGATCATGGCCTCACTTCCCGGGGTCATGGCCATCGGGCCTAGTGAGCCTGCCTCCCTGGGCCCCACATTCACCAACACAGGCGCCTCCACCCTGGTCATTGGTAAGCTGGTGGGGAAGAAGGGAGGCATCTGGGTGTGGGGCTCCCACAGGATCCAGGAGCTGGGAGAGAAACTGGGACTCcttcattcatgtatttattaggGCCCACTCTGCGCTCGTCTAGTGATACACAAGTGAACTGAACAGACCAAAATCTCAGTCACCCAAGTGGGGAGGCAGACGATCAGCCTAACACGTAAATTATATACAGTGTATATTTACAGTTTAGAAGGTAAAACAGCAGCAGACCAAAATCTCAGTCACCCAAATGGGGAGGCAGATGATCAGCCTAACACGTAAATTATATACAGTGTATATTTACAGTTTAGAAGGTAAAACAGCTATGGCAAAACAGCAGGGTAAAAGGGACTGAAGTTTTCTAGGTTttagtttagggttttttttttttttttttaagcccataAAGACTCTTTGCAGGAATGGTTATGCAGAAGCTCAATATGTAAGACAGACAGGGAGCTGCCCAGAGAGGGGTAGAGAAAGTTAGGCCCCAGGGCCTGTGTACTACTGTGAAACCCAAGGGTTCGAGGGAACCTAgcttgacacacacacactccccaccCCATCCATATAACGAGCCAGTGGCTCAGAGAGATGGAGCCACTTGCCAGGGCTATAACTTAGTGGCAGTTCTTAGTGCAAGAGTGTCTCTTGATCACTTCATTCCCTCCTCCAATTCACTGGccccaggagggagggatggtacccctggggtctgggctgggcctggggaagCCAAGGAGGTGGCAGAGGGCCTGGCCgactcctgcccctcctgctccAGGCCTGGCCTCCACTCAGGCACAGAGCGTGCCGGTCATCAACAGCATGGGCAGCAGCCTGACCACCCTGCAGCCCGTCCAGTTCTCGCAGCCACTGCACCCTTCCTACCAGCAGCCACTCATGCCCTCCGTGCAGAGCCACGTGGCCCAGAGCCCCTTCATGGCCACCATGGCCCAGCTGCAGAGTCCCCACGGTGAGCGCCCCTTGGTCCCACACTGGGGGAGGTGGCGGGGGAGGATGGCTGGTGATAAGCCCAGGGGAAGGCTTCTGTTTAGCAGACACTGTGGCCTGTGGGTGTACAAGCATGACTGCTTCTGTGACAGGGGCTCTGCAGGTGCTAGGATGAGTGTCTGTGGGCCAGAATGTTTCAGTGTGTGAATCCGtgtggccgtgtgtgtgtgtgtgtgtgtgtgtgtgtgcactcgtGCACATGTGGGTTTGTGTGAGTGTATGTGGGCGACATCCTGTCATCAAACACCGGGATTCCTGCAGCACGAGGTAgaattctaagaaggaagttaACATAAATTCTCACATAGCCTCACATTAGGTTTAGGTCAGATTTTGCCACCAAATGAGCTCTAGTGCCAAAGTGATGAAAACTCATTGGTTTTCAGACCTTTATGGAATTTGGAATCGTGGATAAGGGATTGTGGACCTGAACATCTGTGTATTTGGTTGAGGGCACCATTTATGAGTGAATGTGGGTggctgagtgttttttttttaccaagttgCATGTATTTTAATGTAAACAGAGAGGAAATTTCCAAAGCCAGTAGGTATTAAAGTCTCCATACTGATACACTATATTGATCCTAAAGTAACAAAACAGTAAAAGTTTTAGGACAATGTACATTATCAACGAATGTTCAGTGAGTTGAATTTAAAGTACCACTCCTTCAATTTAGTAAGATGAAGACACTACACCATGAAAAAATATAGGTAATAAAGGGCTAAAtaaaggtaaatttaaaaaaaccaaggtCAGAGCTAGGTGGGGCCCTAGGATAACTTAGGAAAGTGGTTTAAACTAGAAGCCTCATGCATGCTTGGTTTCACTCCAGCAGGAAGTACATTTGCTCTACTAGAGACCAAACTTGGGCTAAGAGTGGAAACTTAGACAAGGAatttatgatagaaaaaaaaaataaagacatgctATAGCACAAAAAACCAGACAACACAAAGGAAGCACCTCTTTTACCACCACTGATCTGTGAATCTCTATTTGCAATTAACCTTAACTGTATATAGGTTTACAttacatcctttttaaaaaaattactcagtgaattttattacatttatagttgtacaacgatcatcacaaccaaattttatagcatttccctcccaaactctcagtgcctcctcccccatccccctcaagctgtctcatttggaaaccattgagtttttttttttggggggggggctaagCCGAtgggatgcagaagttcctgggccagggatcaaacctgtgccactgtgggaaccagagccagagcagtgacaacacgggatcattaacctgctgagccaaaagagaactcctgggTGGGTAGATTTTTATCCATGcgatttgtgttatttttctgcTGGCATCTGTGTTTTTGTGGGGCTGGGGACTGACTACAGGTGAAAGGTTGGGTTACACTGTGGAGAGGGTCCTGGAGTAGAGATAtgctgtcccccccaccccccaacagggGGCGCCAGCCTTTCCCTCCAAGGTCGGTGCTTAGGACAACAGCACCTGTGCCTCTTGTTCCCTTTCACACCTGGTAATTCCACGTGAAGGAGCTGGGTTTGGGTTCCTGGCCTCCCCCAGACTCCTCTCCACCAGACTAGGCAAAGCAGGCCCCTGTAGTTGGGGAGCGCATCCAACTCTTCTATCTGGAAGAAATGAACCCTGAGTCCCCAACTACTGTCCCACAGGGCTGCTCACCAGGCCCACACCCTACTTTCCCTGAGCCCCCACCTTGAGGCCCTCCTGGGAGGGGTGCCCAGGTGCCATGTATataccctcccctccccttcccggcCAGCCCTCTACAGCCACAAGCCCGAGGTGGCCCAGTACACCCACACGGGCCTGCTTCCGCAGACCATGCTCATCACCGACACCACCAACCTGAGCGCCCTGGCCAGCCTCACGCCCACCAAGCAGGTAAGGCCCaggcctgccccagcccctccctgggccctgccccaggGCACAACCAGGAGGGCTCAGGAGGCTGCCTTTCCACCAGGTCTTCACCTCGGATACTGAGGCCTCCAGCGAGTCTGGGCTTCACACGCCGGCATCTCAGGCCACCACCATCCACATCCCCAGCCAGGACCCTGCTGGCATCCAGCACCTGCAGCCCGCCCATAGGCTCAGTGCCAGCCCCACTGGTGAGCAGCCTTTCCTTGGCCCCCTTCCCTGATGTCCCCAAAGCTGGGGAGCAAGGTGTGCCCAGCAGAGGGGGGTAAATGAGAAGGGGCACCTGTGCTCCCCCAAAGTGAGCCAAGCGGGGTGTGAAACCACAGGAAATGGGTCTCACAGTAACTTCTATTAGGCTCAGTTGATGAAAAAGATAACCAGAAGAGGTAATAGCGGGTAATCGTGAGGCCAGAACGGGCTTGCTGGGGGCCAGAAGTGACACAAATGGTTTAGggtt from the Phacochoerus africanus isolate WHEZ1 chromosome 15, ROS_Pafr_v1, whole genome shotgun sequence genome contains:
- the HNF1A gene encoding hepatocyte nuclear factor 1-alpha produces the protein MVSKLSQLQTELLAALLESGLSKEALIQALGEPGPYLLAGDGALDKGESCGGARGELAELPNGLGETRGSEDETDDDGEDFTPPILKELENLSPEEAAHQKAVVETLLQEDPWRVAKMVKSYLQQHNIPQREVVDTTGLNQSHLSQHLNKGTPMKTQKRAALYTWYVRKQREVAQLSVPTEFTHAGQGGLIEEPTGDELPTKKGRRNRFKWGPASQQILFQAYERQKNPSKEEREALVEECNRAECIQRGVSPSQAQGLGSNLVTEVRVYNWFANRRKEEAFRHKLAMDTYSGPPPGPGPGPALPAHSSPGLPPTALSPSKVHGVRYGQSATSEGAEVPSSSGGPLVTVSAPLHQVSPTGLEPSHSLLSTEAKLVSATGGPLPPVSTLTALHSLEQTSPGLNQQPQNLIMASLPGVMAIGPSEPASLGPTFTNTGASTLVIGLASTQAQSVPVINSMGSSLTTLQPVQFSQPLHPSYQQPLMPSVQSHVAQSPFMATMAQLQSPHALYSHKPEVAQYTHTGLLPQTMLITDTTNLSALASLTPTKQVFTSDTEASSESGLHTPASQATTIHIPSQDPAGIQHLQPAHRLSASPTVSSSSLVLYQSSDSTNGHSHLLPSNHSVIETFISTQMASSSQ